The Roseimicrobium gellanilyticum genome contains a region encoding:
- a CDS encoding DUF420 domain-containing protein encodes MQLSDLPTLNAILNFTATILLVVGWICIKSRKVAAHIALMILALLVSAAFLTSYLIYHFNTEPFRFPVTNWFRYVYFALLGTHIIAAIVNLPMIIMTVIPAARRKFDKHKRIARWTLPVWLYVSVTGVVVYIMCYQITYPTEMTQRVDTQKVLKSSSAR; translated from the coding sequence ATGCAGCTCTCCGATCTCCCGACACTCAACGCCATCCTGAATTTCACCGCCACGATCCTGCTCGTAGTGGGGTGGATTTGCATCAAGAGCCGAAAGGTGGCCGCGCACATTGCCCTGATGATTCTGGCGTTGCTGGTGTCGGCGGCATTCCTGACCAGCTACCTGATCTACCATTTCAATACGGAGCCGTTCCGATTTCCAGTCACCAACTGGTTCCGCTATGTGTATTTCGCCCTGCTGGGAACCCATATCATTGCGGCGATCGTGAACCTCCCGATGATCATCATGACGGTCATTCCTGCGGCCAGACGCAAGTTTGACAAGCACAAGCGCATCGCGCGCTGGACTCTCCCGGTATGGCTGTACGTCTCTGTCACTGGAGTGGTGGTATACATCATGTGTTACCAAATCACCTACCCAACGGAGATGACTCAACGTGTGGACACGCAGAAGGTCCTGAAGTCGAGCTCTGCCAGGTGA